GCGCCAACTACTGACGAGATAGAAAACGGCGTTCTTGATTAGCTAGTGGCATTAAGTAGCACCTTAATAAAttccacagtttcacacattaacaaaaaacCCAAATCCTCTGATTGTTGATATCATTAAATAGCAAACTAACTGCTGTGATGTAGCAAGCTGATATCAGACTAAAGTTACAACACAGCTTCTGTCAATAAGGGACACCAACCTGCAACAGCTCCATCAAGCTCTTGCTGCTCAATATGCTGATGATGACAGCTGggtctgtttctttttgaaaaaggTTTATGGCCATGACTGAAAGAGCAGTAACAATCTTGGTGGACAAACTAAGCAGACTTGAGGGCTAACAAGCTGCTGTTTTAGAGCAAAGAGTGCACCACTTCTGTTCTGTCAGGTGTTTAATCTGAAAATTCTGTTCTAAACTCTTCTGTCACAGCTAGAGAGAgatatagagacagagagaggtgagTGGCAAATGGTGGCAAACAGCTGAGGCTGGtgggaatgtcattcattttgcaggtatttgataataaatcaaagtattgaaATGTTGACCTAATGATGTTGCTACATGAAAAGTCAGGTATCACAATTATCTAACATTAaactttaagaaatattgcaacaatagtccaactcagtgtgagtcttGATGCAgggcagagcagcagatgagcaaactgtcaatcacagctgtcaatgtCTACATAGCAGActtcaaagctactataagtcttcatatcatattaacagagcaatcatttccaaaatgaccatcagcaCACTCATTAGAGGGCTcgaatttagtgattgagaccataatgactggTTAAAAACATTGCActtgcattggcttcagcctcaaggcCTGGTAGTGGGCACTTGCCTAAATCCCAGAAGCTGTGGAACCAGACATGGTACTGTTGTTGACACTGATGTTGTGGTCATTGTAACCAAGCACAGTGTTCAACAAGGTTTTCAGTAAAAGAGGCAGAGTGTGGTACAGTAAGGGATTTTTGTTATTGCACAATATACTGCATTCACTAAGACTGACATTATAAAGTTTATTGacccttgatttttttttgatttttcaatgtaaatagccaacaattaattattaaatacatgttttcctTGTTAGTATCATTGCCATTATTGATTTATCACTCACAACATGATGAATTAATCTTGAGGTGTTTAGGTGAtgatgcaaataaataaataaataaataaatagatagatagataatctaaaaacattttagtgtttattttatgcattaatTGACAGTTTGCTTTATTCATcacactgtttaaaatgtttcagtgtgttatatatataacaggGATTTATTAACAATTGGCAACATATGTCAGGACATCAGTGATACTATTGCAGCAATGTTATGAGAAATTAAAAGCTTTAACATcagctgtcattttcattttgtgtgtcaaacatgTTCAGTTCTTCATTATATGTTACATGAAGTTGCTTTGAAGTACAGATTAAGTAAAAGCATAAATGCATAAATGGCGAAAGGAAAagttaatataaatgtattgtcAAAATAAAGAACTTTCTATTTCCTATCTTTGGGAATTTCCTATAACCATCACTCAAGGAGTGATGCAAACCTTTTCCCGGAAGCAGGTACATGCTGTCAATAGTGAAGCAACAGATGCTCAAGCGAGTATAAATACCAGCACATTTAGCACACTCAACATCAGACAGGTGAAAAGAGCTGACAAGATCAGGATCTGAAGAAATCTTGGTGCAACTTAAACCACTCACACACTCTGAAGATGAAGACGTTCAGTGTTGCAATTGCAGTGGCCATCATGCTCACCTTCATCTTCCTTCAGGAGAGTTCTGCTGTCCCAGTCACCGGAGTGAGTAACAATATAATAAACACTAGTTCGATTTTCTTATTACATCTAATGTTTTGTCAGAAAGCTAAGATGTGATTCCTGCTGTAAACATGCGGAATTCTTTAACAGGAACAAGAGCTGGAAGAAGTGATGAGCAATGACAGTCCAGTTGCTGTACATGAAGAGACATCTGTGGAATCATGGAAGGTATGTTAAGTTTACTGAATGACTTTGGTCAAATACATTGAGCTAATTCAAATTTAAGTGGATGTGCTTTGCCTACAAAGTGCAATGATGCACtccacagaagaagatgagCAGAGTCAGAGATAATGCTGGAGATGAACACCTCGCTcatgtctcttttctttcacacagatgcCGTATAACAGACAGAAACGTGGCATTAAGTGTCGCTTTTGCTGTGGCTGCTGCACCCCCGGTATCTGCGAAGTGTGCTGCAGATTCTGAAGATTCCTGCACCAACAACCACTAAATaatcatttatgtgtttttgtctaaaattgtatttatggcatgtaaacatgtaaagatGTTACTAGGTGTGGTCATACTTTAGTTATTGTGCGCTGTAAATTCATTATTGACATACAGGTATTACactaaatatctgcaaataCTGAAATGTGTGATCAATAAATTGTTAGGTTGCTATAATTAAGTGTTTCAAagtgttgtttaattatgaatattattgaCAGTCATATTGCTACTCTTTCTCTACACTCAAATACTCTAAAATACACAATAGTGATTCCATCTATGGCTGTCTCATGAAAGCATACATCTGATATGTTTTTGCACACTTGATATGTTTCCTGCAATATCAGTAATTCTCTGACTCTTTTAACACAAATGGTACAAATATTTTCCTACAATAACTGGCCTACtagaagtattttattttagttgctTGTGTAGatcatttagatttatttttcaagtttggAAGCAAGCTTGATTTTCTGACTACACATGTTGACTGATAGAAGCCTTTATAAATCAATTCAACAAATTTAGCTAAGTATAAAGCGCGCCAACTACTGACGAGATAGAAAACGGCGTTCTTGATTAGCTAGTGGCATTAAGTAGCACCTTAATAAAttccacagtttcacacattaacaaaaaacCCAAATCCTCTGATTGTTGATATCATTAAATAGCAAACTAACTGCTGTGATGTAGCAAGCTGATATCAGACTAAAGTTACAACACAGCTTCTGTCAATAAGGGACACCAACCTGCAACAGCTCCATCAAGCTCTTGCTGCTCAATATGCTGATGATGACAGCTGggtctgtttctttttgaaaaaggTTTATGGCCATGACTGAAAGAGCAGTAACAATCTTGGTGGACAAACTAAGCAGACTTGAGGGCTAACAAGCTGCTGTTTTAGAGCAAAGAGTGCACCACTTCTGTTCTGTCAGGTGTTTAATCTGAAAATTCTGTTCTAAACTCTTCTGTCACAGCTAGAGAGAgatatagagacagagagaggtgagTGGCAAATGGTGGCAAACAGCTGAGGCTGGtgggaatgtcattcattttgcaggtatttgataataaatcaaagtattgaaATGTTGACCTAATGATGTTGCTACATGAAAAGTCAGGTATCACAATTATCTAACATTAaactttaagaaatattgcaacaatagtccaactcagtgtgagtcttGATGCAgggcagagcagcagatgagcaaactgtcaatcacagctgtcaatgtCTACATAGCAGActtcaaagctactataagtcttcatatcatattaacagagcaatcatttccaaaatgaccatcagcaCACTCATTAGAGGGCTcgaatttagtgattgagaccataatgactggTTAAAAACATTGCActtgcattggcttcagcctcaaggcCTGGTAGTGGGCACTTGCCTAAATCCCAGAAGCTGTGGAACCAGACATGGTACTGTTGTTGACACTGATGTTGTGGTCATTGTAACCAAGCACAGTGTTCAACAAGGTTTTCAGTAAAAGAGGCAGAGTGTGGTACAGTAAGGGATTTTTGTTATTGCACAATATACTGCATTCACTAAGACTGACATTATAAAGTTTATTGacccttgatttttttttgatttttcaatgtaaatagccaacaattaattattaaatacatgttttcctTGTTAGTATCATTGCCATTATTGATTTATCACTCACAACATGATGAATTAATCTTGAGGTGTTTAGGTGAtgatgcaaataaataaataaataaataaatagatagatagataatctaaaaacattttagtgtttattttatgcattaatTGACAGTTTGCTTTATTCATcacactgtttaaaatgtttcagtgtgttatatatataacaggGATTTATTAACAATTGGCAACATATGTCAGGACATCAGTGATACTATTGCAGCAATGTTATGAGAAATTAAAAGCTTTAACATcagctgtcattttcattttgtgtgtcaaacatgTTCAGTTCTTCATTATATGTTACATGAAGTTGCTTTGAAGTACAGATTAAGTAAAAGCATAAATGCATAAATGGCGAAAGGAAAagttaatataaatgtattgtcAAAATAAAGAACTTTCTATTTCCTATCTTTGGGAATTTCCTATAACCATCACTCAAGGAGTGATGCAAACCTTTTCCCGGAAGCAGGTACATGCTGTCAATAGTGAAGCAACAGATGCTCAAGCGAGTATAAATACCAGCACATTTAGCACACTCAACATCAGACAGGTGAAAAGAGCTGACAAGATCAGGATCTGAAGAAATCTTGGTGCAACTTAAACCACTCACACACTCTGAAGATGAAGACGTTCAGTGTTGCAATTGCAGTGGCCATCATGCTCACCTTCATCTTCCTTCAGGAGAGTTCTGCTGTCCCAGTCACCGGAGTGAGTAACAATATAATAAACACTAGTTCGATTTTCTTATTACATCTAATGTTTTGTCAGAAAGCTAAGATGTGATTCCTGCTGTAAACATGCGGAATTCTTTAACAGGAACAAGAGCTGGAAGAAGTGATGAGCAATGACAGTCCAGTTGCTGTACATGAAGAGACATCTGTGGAATCATGGAAGGTATGTTAAGTTTACTGAATGACTTTGGTCAAATACATTGAGCTAATTCAAATTTAAGTGGATGTGCTTTGCCTACAAAGTGCAATGATGCACtccacagaagaagatgagCAGAGTCAGAGATAATGCTGGAGATGAACACCTCGCTcatgtctcttttctttcacacagatgcCGTATAACAGACAGAAACGTGGCATTAAGTGTCGCTTTTGCTGTGGCTGCTGCACCCCCGGTATCTGCGAAGTGTGCTGCAGATTCTGAAGATTCCTGCACCAACAACCACTAAATaatcatttatgtgtttttgtctaaaattgtatttatggcatgtaaacatgtaaagatGTTACTAGGTGTGGTCATACTTTAGTTATTGTGCGCTGTAAATTCATTATTGACATACAGGTATTACactaaatatctgcaaataCTGAAATGTGTGATCAATAAATTGTTAGGTTGCTATAATTAAGTGTTTCAAagtgttgtttaattatgaatattattgaCAGTCATATTGCTACTCTTTCTCTACACTCAAATACTCTAAAATACACAATAGTGATTCCATCTATGGCTGTCTCATGAAAGCATACATCTGATATGTTTTTGCACACTTGATATGTTTCCTGCAATATCAGTAATTCTCTGACTCTTTTAACACAAATGGTACAAATATTTTCCTACAATAACTGGCCTACtagaagtattttattttagttgctTGTGTAGatcatttagatttatttttcaagtttggAAGCAAGCTTGATTTTCTGACTACACATGTTGACTGATAGAAGCCTTTATAAATCAATTCAACAAATTTAGCTAAGTATAAAGCGCGCCAACTACTGACGAGATAGAAAACGGCGTTCTTGATTAGCTAGTGGCATTAAGTAGCACCTTAATAAAttccacagtttcacacattaacaaaaaacCCAAATCCTCTGATTGTTGATATCATTAAATAGCAAACTAACTGCTGTGATGTAGCAAGCTGATATCAGACTAAAGTTACAACACAGCTTCTGTCAATAAGGGACACCAACCTGCAACAGCTCCATCAAGCTCTTGCTGCTCAATATGCTGATGATGACAGCTGggtctgtttctttttgaaaaaggTTTATGGCCATGACTGAAAGAGCAGTAACAATCTTGGTGGACAAACTAAGCAGACTTGAGGGCTAACAAGCTGCTGTTTTAGAGCAAAGAGTGCACCACTTCTGTTCTGTCAGGTGTTTAATCTGAAAATTCTGTTCTAAACTCTTCTGTCACAGCTAGAGAGAgatatagagacagagagaggtgagTGGCAAATGGTGGCAAACAGCTGAGGCTGGtgggaatgtcattcattttgcaggtatttgataataaatcaaagtattgaaATGTTGACCTAATGATGTTGCTACATGAAAAGTCAGGTATCACAATTATCTAACATTAaactttaagaaatattgcaacaatagtccaactcagtgtgagtcttGATGCAgggcagagcagcagatgagcaaactgtcaatcacagctgtcaatgtCTACATAGCAGActtcaaagctactataagtcttcatatcatattaacagagcaatcatttccaaaatgaccatcagcaCACTCATTAGAGGGCTcgaatttagtgattgagaccataatgactggTTAAAAACATTGCActtgcattggcttcagcctcaaggcCTGGTAGTGGGCACTTGCCTAAATCCCAGAAGCTGTGGAACCAGACATGGTACTGTTGTTGACACTGATGTTGTGGTCATTGTAACCAAGCACAGTGTTCAACAAGGTTTTCAGTAAAAGAGGCAGAGTGTGGTACAGTAAGGGATTTTTGTTATTGCACAATATACTGCATTCACTAAGACTGACATTATAAAGTTTATTGacccttgatttttttttgatttttcaatgtaaatagccaacaattaattattaaatacatgttttcctTGTTAGTATCATTGCCATTATTGATTTATCACTCACAACATGATGAATTAATCTTGAGGTGTTTAGGTGAtgatgcaaataaataaataaataaataaatagatagatagataatctaaaaacattttagtgtttattttatgcattaatTGACAGTTTGCTTTATTCATcacactgtttaaaatgtttcagtgtgttatatatataacaggGATTTATTAACAATTGGCAACATATGTCAGGACATCAGTGATACTATTGCAGCAATGTTATGAGAAATTAAAAGCTTTAACATcagctgtcattttcattttgtgtgtcaaacatgTTCAGTTCTTCATTATATGTTACATGAAGTTGCTTTGAAGTACAGATTAAGTAAAAGCATAAATGCATAAATGGCGAAAGGAAAagttaatataaatgtattgtcAAAATAAAGAACTTTCTATTTCCTATCTTTGGGAATTTCCTATAACCATCACTCAAGGAGTGATGCAAACCTTTTCCCGGAAGCAGGTACATGCTGTCAATAGTGAAGCAACAGATGCTCAAGCGAGTATAAATACCAGCACATTTAGCACACTCAACATCAGACAGGTGAAAAGAGCTGACAAGATCAGGATCTGAAGAAATCTTGGTGCAACTTAAACCACTCACACACTCTGAAGATGAAGACGTTCAGTGTTGCAATTGCAGTGGCCATCATGCTCACCTTCATCTTCCTTCAGGAGAGTTCTGCTGTCCCAGTCACCGGAGTGAGTAACAATATAATAAACACTAGTTCGATTTTCTTATTACATCTAATGTTTTGTCAGAAAGCTAAGATGTGATTCCTGCTGTAAACATGCGGAATTCTTTAACAGGAACAAGAGCTGGAAGAAGTGATGAGCAATGACAGTCCAGTTGCTGTACATGAAGAGACATCTGTGGAATCATGGAAGGTATGTTAAGTTTACTGAATGACTTTGGTCAAATACATTGAGCTAATTCAAATTTAAGTGGATGTGCTTTGCCTACAAAGTGCAATGATGCACtccacagaagaagatgagCAGAGTCAGAGATAATGCTGGAGATGAACACCTCGCTcatgtctcttttctttcacacagatgcCGTATAACAGACAGAAACGTGGCATTAAGTGTCGCTTTTGCTGTGGCTGCTGCACCCCCGGTATCTGCGAAGTGTGCTGCAGATTCTGAAGATTCCTGCACCAACAACCACTAAATaatcatttatgtgtttttgtctaaaattgtatttatggcatgtaaacatgtaaagatGTTACTAGGTGTGGTCATACTTTAGTTATTGTGCGCTGTAAATTCATTATTGACATACAGGTATTACactaaatatctgcaaataCTGAAATGTGTGATCAATAAATTGTTAGGTTGCTATAATTAAGTGTTTcaaagtgttgttttaattatgaatattatttacaATCATATTGCTACTCTTTCTCTACACTCAAATACTCTAAAATACACAATAGTGATTCCATCTATGGCTGTCTCATGAAAGCATACATCTGATATGTTTTTGCACACTTGATATGTTTCCTGCAATATCAGTAATTCTCTGACTCTTTTAACACAAATGGTACAAATATTTTCCTACAATAACTGGCCTACtagaagtattttattttagttgctTGTGTAGatcatttagatttatttttcaagtttggAAGCAAGCTTGATTTTCTGACTACACATGTTGACTGATAGAAGCCTTTATAAATCAATTCAACAAATTTAGCTAAGTATAAAGCGCGCCAACTACTGACGAGATAGAAAACGGCGTTCTTGATTAGCTAGTGGCATTAAGTAGCACCTTAATAAAttccacagtttcacacattaacaaaaaacCCAAATCCTCTGATTGTTGATATCATTAAATAGCAAACTAACTGCTGTGATGTAGCAAGCTGATATCAGACTAAAGTTACAACACAGCTTCTGTCAATAAGGGACACCAACCTGCAACAGCTCCATCAAGCTCTTGCTGCTCAATATGCTGATGATGACAGCTGggtctgtttctttttgaaaaaggTTTATGGCCATGACTGAAAGAGCAGTAACAATCTTGGTGGACAAACTAAGCAGACTTGAGGGCTAACAAGCTGCTGTTTTAGAGCAAAGAGTGCACCACTTCTGTTCTGTCAGGTGTTTAATATGAAAATTCTGTTCTAAACTCTTTTGTCACAGCTAGAGAGAgatatagagacagagagaggtgagTGGCAAATGGTGGCAAACAGCTGAGGCTGGtgggaatgtcattcattttgcaggtatttgataataaatcaaagtattgaaATGTTGACCTAATGATGTTGCTACATGAAAAGTCAGGTATCACAATTATCTAACATTAaactttaagaaatattgcgacaatagtccaactcagtgtgagtcctgatgcagggcagagcagcagatgagcaaactgtcaatcacagctgtcaatgtCTACATAGCAGActtcaaagctactataagtcttcatatcatattaacagagcaatcatttccaaaatgaccatcagcaCACTCATTAGAGGGCTcgaatttagtgattgagaccataatgactggTTAAAAACATTGCActtgcattggcttcagcctcaaggcCTGGTAGTGGGCACTTGCCTAAATCCCAGAAGCTGTGGAACCAGACATGGTACTGTTGTTGACACTGTTGTTGTGGTCACCTGAACCAAGCACAGGGTTCAACAAGGTTTTCAGTAAAAGAGGCAGAGTGTGGTACAGTAAGGGATTTTTGTTATTGCACAATATACTGCATTCACTAAGACTGACATTATAAAGTTTATTGacccttgatttttttttgatttttcaatgtaaatagccaacaattaatcattaaatacagtttttcctTGTTAGTGTCATTGCCATTATTGATTTATCACTCACAACATGATGAATTAATCTTGAGGTGTTTAGGTGAtgatgcaaataaataaataaatagatagatagataatctaaaaacattttagtgtttattttatgcattaatTGACAGTTTGCTTTATTCATcacactgtttaaaatgtttcagtgtgttatatatataacaggGATTTATTAACAATTGGCAACATATGTCAGGACATCAGTGATACTATTGCAGCAATGTTATGAGAAATTAAAAGCTTTAACATcagctgtcattttcattttgtgtgtcaaacatgTTCAGTTCTTCATTATATGTTACATGAAGTTGCTTTGAAGTACAGATTAAGTAAAAGCATAAATGCATAAATGGCGAAAGGAAAagttaatataaatgtattgtcaaaataaagaaatttcTATTTCCTATCTTTGGGAATTTCCTATAACCATCACTCAAGGAGTGATGCAAACCTTTTCCCGGAAGCAGGTACATGCTGTCAATAGTGAAGCAACAGATGCTCAAGCGAGTATAAATACCAGCACATTTAGCACACTCAACATCAGACAGGTGAAAAGAGCTGACAAGATCAGGATCTGAAGAAATCTTGGTGCAACTTAAACCACTCACACACTCTGAAGATGAAGACGTTCAGTGTTACAATTGCAGTGGCCATCATGCTCACCTTCATCTTCCTTCAGGAGAGTTCTGCTGTCCCAGTCACCGGAGTGAGTAACAATATAATTAACATTAGTTCGATTTTCTTATTACATCTAATGTTTTGTCAGAAAGCTAAGATGTGATTCCTGCTGTAAACATGCGGAATTCTTTAACAGGAACAAGAGCTGGAAGAAGTGATGAGCAATGACAGTCCAGTTGCTGTACATGAAGAGACATCTGTGGAATCATGGAAGGTATGTTAAGTTTACTGAATGACTTTGGTCAAATACATTGAGCTAATTCAAATTTAAGTGGATGTGCTTTGCCTACAAAGTGCAATGATGCACtccacagaagaagatgagCAGAGTCAGAGATAATGCTGGAGATAAACACCTCGCTcatgtctcttttctttcacacagatgcCGTATAACAGACAGAAACGTGGCATTAAGTGTCGCTTTTGCTGCGGCTGCTGCACCCCCGGTATCTGCGGAGTGTGCTGCAGATTCTGAAGATTCCTGCACCAACAACCACTAAATaatcatttatgtgtttttgtctaatattgtatttatggcatgtaaacatgtaaagatGTTACTAGGTGTGGTCATACTTTAGTTATTGTGCGCTGTAAATTCATTATTGACATACAGGTATTACactaaatatctgcaaataCTGAAATGTGTGATCAATAAATTGTTAGGTTGCTATAATTAAGTGTTTcaaagtgttgttttaattatgaatattatttacaGTCATATTGCTACTCT
The sequence above is drawn from the Thunnus maccoyii chromosome 10, fThuMac1.1, whole genome shotgun sequence genome and encodes:
- the LOC121905862 gene encoding hepcidin-like — encoded protein: MKTFSVAIAVAIMLTFIFLQESSAVPVTGEQELEEVMSNDSPVAVHEETSVESWKMPYNRQKRGIKCRFCCGCCTPGICEVCCRF
- the LOC121905634 gene encoding hepcidin-like, coding for MKTFSVTIAVAIMLTFIFLQESSAVPVTGEQELEEVMSNDSPVAVHEETSVESWKMPYNRQKRGIKCRFCCGCCTPGICGVCCRF